In the genome of Paenibacillus pabuli, the window GAAATGAAAGGCTATGTGCTAATTACCCAATACAAGAGTAAACAAGCCTATGATTTCTCGGGAGAAGTCACCATTTATTTGAAACCGGGCACCGTTGGCAAAGGGATTGGCGGAAAAGCGCTACGTTATATAGAGGATGTTGCACGTGAGCAAGGATTCTACACGTTGATTGCTACCGTTTGTATGGAAAACACGCGCAGCATATCTTTATTTGAAAAGCATGGATATGAGCAGTGTGCGATGTTTAAAGGCGTGGGATATAAGTTTGATCGCAGATTGGATATTGGTAGTTTCCAAAAGGTATTGTAGCGTATGAATCATATTCAATATAATCTAAAATTCGAAAAACTCGTCACTGAATTAGAACTTGGTGAATTGATCAGTACACCCAAGGCAATTTCAGGTGGGCTTTTACATCGAATGTATGCCATTGAAACCACGCATGCCAAATATGCTGTGAAAGCACTGAATCCTCAAATTATGGGTAGACCTACAGCTATGCAAAATTATATTCAATCGGAGAAAATAGCAAACTTGGCAGCGAATTCTATCCATGCTCAACCTGCCAAAGTAATAAACGGTTCTTCAATACAAATCTTAGAAAATCAATGCTACCTTATATTTGACTGGATCGATGGTAAAAGTCTGGAGCCGCATGAAGTAACCGAAACCCATTGTGAGCATATGGGCATGATTCTTGCGGATATTCATAAAACTGATTTTTCAGAGCTTCATATTCCTAACCTTCATTTGGATCATTCCAAAGAAACCAATTGGAAATATTATTTAACCAAAGGGCAGAGGGCAAATTCAGATTGGACGGTTCTATTAGGTAATACCATTCAAAAGCTCTATGAGTGGAGTGCTCAGGCAAAAAAATCATCAGTCATGCTGGGTTCAAATACAGTTATTAGCCATAGGGATTTGGAGCCTAAGAACGTGATGTGGCACCAGAACAAACCCATCATTATTGATTGGGAATCAGCGGGTTATATCAATCCGATGCATGATCTGGTGGAAACCGCTATGTATTGGTCTGTAGATCATATTGGAAATGTGGACAAAGGAAGATTTATGACTTTTATAAATGGGTATCGGTCTCGAGTGGGGAACGTAAATGCCAATTGGAGAATGGTTCTCGAAAATGGTTTTGCTGGAAAGTTGGACTGGCTCGAATACAGTCTAAAACGCTCTTTGTGGATTGAATGCACAGACGATAAAGAACAACAAATGGGAACTTCACAAGTCACATGGACGATAGAGGCTTTAAAACAATACGAGGACATGATCCCAGATGTTGAGA includes:
- a CDS encoding aminoglycoside phosphotransferase family protein, which produces MNHIQYNLKFEKLVTELELGELISTPKAISGGLLHRMYAIETTHAKYAVKALNPQIMGRPTAMQNYIQSEKIANLAANSIHAQPAKVINGSSIQILENQCYLIFDWIDGKSLEPHEVTETHCEHMGMILADIHKTDFSELHIPNLHLDHSKETNWKYYLTKGQRANSDWTVLLGNTIQKLYEWSAQAKKSSVMLGSNTVISHRDLEPKNVMWHQNKPIIIDWESAGYINPMHDLVETAMYWSVDHIGNVDKGRFMTFINGYRSRVGNVNANWRMVLENGFAGKLDWLEYSLKRSLWIECTDDKEQQMGTSQVTWTIEALKQYEDMIPDVENWLCS